Genomic segment of Paenibacillus sp. FSL R5-0623:
TGGGGGAGGATTAGCGGCTCGGTTTGGATAAGCTTCCTCGGAATGAATGGGGTCATTAAGGTTAACCATATCACTACTCCTTTTTTGTATAGAAATCACTGATTTGCTTTCACCCCTATATAATTAGGAGCCTAATTATATAGGGGTGAAAATGGGCTAGTTGAACTAGCCCGGTTCACCTTTCTTCGTTATGCTCCTAGGATTTTGGTTCTGAGAAGTCGCGTGACTCATCTGTAAGTGCTGCAATGCCTTGTGTTACACGCCCCAGCAGGTTGAGAAACACACTCCTTTCCTCGATCGTAAGTAATCCGACCATCGCTTCCAGTCTGGCAAAATGTTCCGCAGCCATATCCGTTAGCTTCTTCGCACCTTTGGCGGTCAAAATGACTGACTTCTGACGACCATCAACGGAACTCGTCCGACGAGCAACCAGTCCGTCCCGTTCTAAAATCTCGATTAGACCAGTTACGGTAGCACGGGTTACACCCAGATTTTCCGCCAGTTGGGAGGGCAGTTCTTCTCCATCGTGATCTTCAAGATCTGCCAACAGACGATATCGACCTGTCGATAAACCGAATCTGGAGAAATGGATTTCCGCAGCATGCCCAAGTTTGGCTCCTGCTACCATCAGTCTGGATGCGACAAGCACTGCTTGTGCATCCACGTCTAATTGATAGCGATCAACCTGACGCTTCGTTTGTACTAACGAAGGGATGAGGTACATATCAGTTGTTGATTTGTTTTGATTGTCCATGAATATAGTATGGTACCTAACTATATAGTTGTCAACTTTTGTTTAGACCATTCGTAAAGTTGGATGCTCTCGTAAAGTGTTCGTAGAGAAAAAACCATGTGCCGCCAGAAAGAAAGAGACAACATGGTTTTCTTTTTTTCTTTTTCATATATATTGATCCAGCTGGAAAATAACTATCGGAACATATTCTTAACGACCATCCAGAGATTAGCCGGTTTTTCGGCCAAACGGCGAGTATAGTACGGATACCACATGGTGCCATAAGGTACGTAACAGCGAATGCGATAGCCTTCTTTGGCGAGACGTTCCTGTTCGCTCATGCGCAGACCATATAACATCTGGAATTCAAAGGCATCCGGCGAGATTCCCCGATCCTTGGCGTATTGTTTCGTCCAGTTAATGATGTGATCATCATGCGAGGCAACTGCAGTGTACACACCCTGATCGAGATGATTGCGAATCATCGTTTTGAATTGATGAATGACTTCAGAAGTGTTCTGATAGGCGACTGATCCGGGTTCTTTGTAAGCACCTTTAACCAGACGAAGCCGAATACCTTCCCGAATCATATCGCGTGTATCTTCTTCGGTGCGATGCAGGTAGGCTTGCAATACTGTGCCTGTATTATGCAGTCCTTCCGAGTGCAATCTTCGGACAATATCCAGCGTCGCTTGAGTAAATGGACTATCCTCCATATCAATTCGAACAAAAAGATCATGCAATTTGGCTTGTGCGGCAACGGTACGGATATTTTGATATCCCTCTTCCGGGTCAAGTGCGAGGCCCATCTGGGTTGGTTTCAGTGAGACGTTGGAGTCTGCGCCTTCACGTGCAATGCCTTCTACCAGTCGTACATATTCATCCCTGTATAAAGCCGCTTCGCTCAGGCGAGTGATGCCTTCGCCCAGATGATCGAGTGTAGCCATAATGCCTTTATTATTGAGTATGTGGATCTCTTCGAGAGCTTCTTCCAAGGTGCTTCCTGCAATAAACTTGCCTGCCAGCTTCTTACCATATCTAATGGACAGGTTCTCTACAGCTTTGTTGCCTGCCACGGTTAATAAGGTTTTGCGATATATTTCCGTTCCTACACTCATTTTCGTTTCCTCCTTCAGCATTGTGCATCCTTAATTCAAGCAAGAAACATGCCAGATTTGGCGATGGTCTATTATTTTTCATGGAAATTTTCTATTTAAATTGTACTTTGAAGGTTGTTCTGTCATCGGAGTGGGCAGTGTGAATTTTCTTTAGTTGAATTTAACGAGAAAAATATTTCAATCCCAACCGGAGTTGGCACGGATTTTGCTACATATATTTGGTGATGAGTAACATGCAACATAATTCAGGCGAGCAGCCAGCGAATCCCACATCCTGAAGGAGGAATCAGTTGATGAATATCCCTTTTGTTAACGAACCATTCACACCCTTTGCGGTCCAGGCGAACCGTGAAGCATTTGAAGACGCACTTCGTCAGGTAGAAGCTGAACTTGGGCAGGAATACCCGATTATTATTGGTGGGCAAAAAATAACAAGCAGCCGCACGTTAACTTCCGTGAACCCCGCAGCCAAGAATCAAGTGGTCGGAACGATCCATCAGGCAGATCAGGAATTGGCCGAAAAGGCCATTCAGACAGCGGCGGAGACATTCCACACATGGAAACATACCGACCCGAATGAACGGGCTCGTTATCTATACAAAGCAGCTGCCATTATGCGTCGTCGCAAGCATGAATTCTCTGCATGGATGGTCTATGAAGCTGGCAAGACTTGGCCTGAAGCTGATGCGGATACAGCGGAAGCTATTGATTTTATGGAATTCTATGCACGGGATATGCAGCGACTGAGTGAACCGCAGCCCCTCGTGCGGATTGCAGGAGAAGATAATGAACTGAGTTATATACCGCTGGGAGTGGGTGTTGTTATTCCACCTTGGAACTTCCCACTGGCAATTATGGCAGGCATGACCTCTGCTGCACTGGTATCCGGCAACACGGTGGTGTTAAAGCCCGCAAGTACAACTCCGGTGATTGCCGCCAAGTTTATGGAGCTGCTCGCAGAAGTTGGTCTGCCGGATGGCGTCGTGAACTTTTTACCAGGACCAGGAAGTGAAGTGGGCGATTATCTCGTGGATCATGCGCTCACCCGGTTTATCAGTTTCACGGGTTCCAGAGATGTAGGACTGCGAATTAATGAACGTGCAGCACGTACAGCTCCAGGTCAGAAGTGGATCAAACGGGTTATTGCAGAGATGGGCGGCAAGGATTCCATCGTAGTAGACAGTGACAGTGATCTGGAACTCGCGGCAGAGTCCATTACCGCTTCGGCATTTGGTTTCTCAGGACAGAAATGTTCGGCGTGTTCCCGTGCCATTATTCATAAGGATGTATATGATGAAGTACTGCAAAAAGTGATTGAACGGACACAGAAACTGACGATGGGCAGTCCTCTTGAAGTTGGCAGTCAGGTTGGGCCGGTTATCGATGACAAGGCATATGCAAAGATCACGGAATATATTGAAATCGGCAAGGGTGAGGGGCGTCTTGTGCACGGTGGCGGTACAGGGAACGTTGAAGGTTATTTCATTGAACCAACCATCATTGCCGATGTTGACCCGAAAGCCCGAATTGCTCAGGATGAAATTTTTGGACCTGTGCTTGCGTTCATCAAAGCAGAATCCTTTCAGGATGCATTGGATATCGCCAACAATACAGACTATGGTCTGACCGGCGCGGTGATCTCACGTAATCGTGAACATCTGGAACAGGCAAGACGCGAATACTTTGCGGGTAATCTGTATTTCAACCGGAAATGTACCGGAGCACTGGTGGGCACACATCCATTTGGCGGATTTAACATGTCAGGCACGGATTCCAAGGCAGGTGGAAGAGACTATCTGCTGTTGTTTACCCAGGCGAAGCTGGTATCGGAGAAATACTAGACAGAAACTCATGATCCGACTAAAAACTTCTTACATTCACTTGAATAGTATGCTATTATCCCTGCAACGTATAAGGAGGGAAACGGATGTTAGGTGTTCAGTTGGTACAGGAACAACGTATTCGGCTGTCCATC
This window contains:
- a CDS encoding MarR family transcriptional regulator, producing the protein MDNQNKSTTDMYLIPSLVQTKRQVDRYQLDVDAQAVLVASRLMVAGAKLGHAAEIHFSRFGLSTGRYRLLADLEDHDGEELPSQLAENLGVTRATVTGLIEILERDGLVARRTSSVDGRQKSVILTAKGAKKLTDMAAEHFARLEAMVGLLTIEERSVFLNLLGRVTQGIAALTDESRDFSEPKS
- the pruA gene encoding L-glutamate gamma-semialdehyde dehydrogenase → MNIPFVNEPFTPFAVQANREAFEDALRQVEAELGQEYPIIIGGQKITSSRTLTSVNPAAKNQVVGTIHQADQELAEKAIQTAAETFHTWKHTDPNERARYLYKAAAIMRRRKHEFSAWMVYEAGKTWPEADADTAEAIDFMEFYARDMQRLSEPQPLVRIAGEDNELSYIPLGVGVVIPPWNFPLAIMAGMTSAALVSGNTVVLKPASTTPVIAAKFMELLAEVGLPDGVVNFLPGPGSEVGDYLVDHALTRFISFTGSRDVGLRINERAARTAPGQKWIKRVIAEMGGKDSIVVDSDSDLELAAESITASAFGFSGQKCSACSRAIIHKDVYDEVLQKVIERTQKLTMGSPLEVGSQVGPVIDDKAYAKITEYIEIGKGEGRLVHGGGTGNVEGYFIEPTIIADVDPKARIAQDEIFGPVLAFIKAESFQDALDIANNTDYGLTGAVISRNREHLEQARREYFAGNLYFNRKCTGALVGTHPFGGFNMSGTDSKAGGRDYLLLFTQAKLVSEKY
- a CDS encoding proline dehydrogenase family protein; translated protein: MSVGTEIYRKTLLTVAGNKAVENLSIRYGKKLAGKFIAGSTLEEALEEIHILNNKGIMATLDHLGEGITRLSEAALYRDEYVRLVEGIAREGADSNVSLKPTQMGLALDPEEGYQNIRTVAAQAKLHDLFVRIDMEDSPFTQATLDIVRRLHSEGLHNTGTVLQAYLHRTEEDTRDMIREGIRLRLVKGAYKEPGSVAYQNTSEVIHQFKTMIRNHLDQGVYTAVASHDDHIINWTKQYAKDRGISPDAFEFQMLYGLRMSEQERLAKEGYRIRCYVPYGTMWYPYYTRRLAEKPANLWMVVKNMFR